GTGATGATTCTGGTAAAACCAGCGTCCCATCCGCAAGGCGTTGTTTCAGGTAGGTAAATATCTGGGCCGTCTGTGCAAAAAGATGTTCGCCGGCAACAAGGCTTTGTGTCGGGAGAGCCGGATTTTCCCGGCCAGGCAGAGGCTGAACCCGCACATCATAGTCCAGAGAGAAAAACAGGGGAAAGGAATAGCGCTCTTCTTTTACTTTGCGAACACGATGGGATGTAGCAATGAATTCTCCGCCACTGAGAAGTTCCAGCATATCACCGATATTGACGATAAAAGCATTTTCGATTGGAGGGGCGTCAATCCATTCACCCTGACCATTCATGACCTCCAGCCCGGGAGCCGTTGCGCGAAGTAATGTGAAGCACTCGAAGTCAGTATGCGCCCCAATGCCTGCGACATCATGGGCTGTCGGGTCATAAGGATAATGGATCAGGCGCAACTGGCTGGGGGGCTTGGTGAGGCTGGCTTCAAAGGCATCGGCGCTCAATCCCAGAGCGACTGCAAAGGCTGACATCAGCTGACGACCGACATTGAAAACAGCGTTGTAATAGTCTGTTATTATTTCACGAAACTGTGGAATGGCTGGCCATTGATTTGGCCCGATGAGTGGATTTCCCGCAATATAATCTGGATCGTCAGAGGGGAGATCCAACGAGAGGTCAAACGCTTCTTTCAGATCTTTGCTGCCACCGGAGAAAACTTCCTCACCTTGCGGAACGTAGCCGCGATGGTTCGAGGATTTGCCAATATAAAGAGACATTTTTTCTTCGATGGGGAGATCAAAGAAAGTCTTTGTTTCACGTAGCATATTGGCGAACAGGGAGGGCTCCATGCCGTGACCTGTGATATACATGAAACCTATGGTTCTTGCAGCATGACCGAGGTTTTCAACGACAGTCTGTTTCTGTCCTGCGTTGCCGGACAGTCCCGAGATATCGATGACAGGTATCGCCGTGAAATGACTGTTCATCGACCGTTTCCTTCTGTGTTTACTCGACGCCATCTGCGCATCAGGTTTTTTCCATTTGGTGCGACATCGGAAATTGTGACGAGACTTTCGCCTGACAGATCAAACTGAAATGGTGTGCCGGTTTTCCAGGGAAGCGTTGAGTTGTGGATGATCAATGGCCCACCGGGCTCGGTGATCCTGCCAAAGGAAATTTCGCAATCGATCAACAGGCGCGCCTCTTCCTCACTCGCAGTATGGCTGATGGCATCGTGCAGGGTCGTCCCGGCAGGAAGAGAAGCGGACCGATCTCGTGCGAACATGAAGTCACGTCCCACCATGAGAAAAGCAGCCCTGCATCCCGTTGTGGCATCCTCAAGCTGAAAATTGAGCGGGACAGACGATGTGAAGCCTTTTTCGCGATGCCAGTGTTCAGTATAGGGCAGATCTCTGCCTGTCTCTATCAATGTCGCATTCTGCCAATGAAGGAACCCGGCATCGGCCTGATTTTGAGTGGGTTGGTAATCAATCACCCGAACCCATTCGTAAGCATCGGCGTTCGTTTGCAGATGGCCGGCAAAACCCTCCTGACGAGACAGGGCGAGGCAGTCGAGCCGCGTCAGGTCGTTGCGACATTTTGCATCTGGAAAACAGGGCAGGGAGGCTGGCTGCCTGAGGTCTATAAAATGACTTTTTCCCTGTAGCCAGAAAACTTTTGTGCTGTTGTCTCGGCTGCCATCGGCCCATTCAATGAGGCTCCGTGTCCATAATCCAGCGAGATCAGGGATGGCGATATGTGGTCTGGTGATTTCTCGACAAACCATTGGGTTCTCTTGTCCGGGTGTCAGTCCTTGAATGTCTTTTCACACGAATCATAATGGAACCGTAACGTATAAACGGTCAATATTTTCCATAGATATGATCTATGGGGGCTGACTTGCTTATCCAGGGTTTTGAGTAGAACAATGGCTTTTCTGGTGGAAAACAGGACAATTGTTGTATTTGAATATTAAATTGATTGTT
The Acetobacter aceti genome window above contains:
- a CDS encoding isopenicillin N synthase family oxygenase → MASSKHRRKRSMNSHFTAIPVIDISGLSGNAGQKQTVVENLGHAARTIGFMYITGHGMEPSLFANMLRETKTFFDLPIEEKMSLYIGKSSNHRGYVPQGEEVFSGGSKDLKEAFDLSLDLPSDDPDYIAGNPLIGPNQWPAIPQFREIITDYYNAVFNVGRQLMSAFAVALGLSADAFEASLTKPPSQLRLIHYPYDPTAHDVAGIGAHTDFECFTLLRATAPGLEVMNGQGEWIDAPPIENAFIVNIGDMLELLSGGEFIATSHRVRKVKEERYSFPLFFSLDYDVRVQPLPGRENPALPTQSLVAGEHLFAQTAQIFTYLKQRLADGTLVLPESSLALSSFGQESRHPNS